From one Allorhizobium ampelinum S4 genomic stretch:
- a CDS encoding sugar phosphate isomerase/epimerase family protein has product MSNPAKSIRIGTMISGNNGDAATRIREIAGLGFESFEPFFWQTTKGQNLAELGKRCVDAIGDRDITISTLGMFGNPLEETDIDLETLEGWKQCIDNAHHFGASCVAGFTGRLRGKVLTDSLPRYREIWSELAKRAADKGIRIAFENCAMDGNWQSGDWNIAHNPDAWELMFNETPDDNIGLEWEPCHQMVYLIDPLPQIRKWASKIFHVHGKDATIRWDVIREHGIFGKEPFVFMRTPGFGDSNWTNVISELRLAGYSGSIDIEGWHDPVYRDALEMTGQVHALNHLKQARGGDFIDEMAAYGGGDPSLK; this is encoded by the coding sequence GTGAGCAATCCTGCAAAATCCATTCGTATCGGCACCATGATCAGCGGCAATAACGGCGATGCGGCCACCCGCATCCGGGAAATCGCCGGTCTTGGCTTTGAAAGTTTTGAGCCGTTTTTCTGGCAGACCACCAAGGGCCAGAACCTTGCCGAACTTGGCAAGCGCTGCGTCGATGCCATCGGCGACCGCGATATTACCATTTCGACGCTGGGCATGTTCGGCAATCCGCTTGAGGAAACCGACATCGACCTCGAAACGCTGGAGGGCTGGAAACAATGTATCGATAATGCCCATCATTTCGGTGCGAGTTGCGTTGCCGGTTTTACCGGGCGACTGCGGGGCAAGGTGCTGACCGACAGCCTGCCACGCTACCGCGAAATCTGGAGCGAACTGGCCAAGCGCGCTGCCGACAAGGGCATTCGCATCGCCTTTGAAAACTGCGCCATGGACGGCAATTGGCAGAGCGGCGACTGGAATATCGCCCATAACCCCGACGCCTGGGAATTGATGTTCAACGAGACGCCTGATGACAATATCGGCCTTGAATGGGAACCCTGCCATCAGATGGTCTATCTGATTGATCCCCTGCCGCAGATCCGCAAATGGGCATCCAAGATTTTCCACGTGCATGGCAAGGACGCCACCATTCGCTGGGACGTTATTCGTGAACACGGCATTTTCGGCAAGGAGCCGTTCGTGTTCATGCGCACACCGGGCTTTGGCGACAGCAATTGGACGAATGTGATCAGCGAATTACGGCTGGCTGGCTATAGCGGCTCTATCGATATCGAAGGCTGGCACGATCCGGTCTACCGCGATGCCTTGGAAATGACCGGTCAGGTGCATGCCCTAAACCATCTGAAACAGGCGCGTGGCGGCGATTTTATCGACGAGATGGCAGCTTATGGCGGAGGCGATCCCTCGCTGAAATAG
- the cysT gene encoding sulfate ABC transporter permease subunit CysT produces MAHSPVQGRWQFRQPSVLPGFGLTFGFTVFYLALIVLIPLSGLVWRSAELGWADFWHIASDRRTLGALKVSFGSAILAAILNVVFGVLVAWVLVRYNFWGRRIIDAMVDLPFALPTAVAGIALASLYAPNGWIGSLLAPLGLKVAYTQAGIVVAMVFIGLPFVVRTVQPVMEEIDRDVEEAAATLGASRFATIFKVLLPGLAPAIMTGFALALARGVGEYGSVIFVAGNVPYVSEIAPLLIVIRLEEFNYAGATAVGAVMLAISFAMLLLINLIQAASRRKYGND; encoded by the coding sequence ATGGCCCATAGTCCTGTTCAAGGCAGGTGGCAATTCCGTCAGCCGAGCGTTCTTCCCGGATTCGGGTTGACGTTCGGCTTTACGGTGTTTTACCTCGCCCTCATCGTTCTCATTCCCCTGTCCGGTCTGGTCTGGCGTTCCGCCGAATTGGGCTGGGCGGATTTCTGGCATATCGCGTCCGACCGCAGGACGCTTGGCGCCCTGAAGGTCAGCTTCGGCTCGGCCATCCTGGCGGCTATCCTCAATGTCGTATTCGGCGTGCTGGTCGCCTGGGTGCTGGTGCGCTACAATTTCTGGGGGCGGCGGATCATCGACGCGATGGTCGATCTGCCGTTTGCGCTGCCGACCGCCGTTGCCGGTATCGCCCTTGCCTCGCTCTACGCGCCAAACGGTTGGATCGGCTCGCTTCTTGCGCCGCTTGGCCTGAAAGTCGCCTATACCCAGGCTGGCATCGTCGTTGCCATGGTGTTTATCGGCCTGCCCTTCGTGGTGCGCACCGTGCAACCGGTCATGGAAGAAATCGACCGCGACGTGGAGGAAGCCGCGGCAACGCTGGGTGCCAGCCGCTTTGCAACAATATTCAAAGTGCTGCTGCCGGGTCTGGCACCGGCCATCATGACCGGCTTTGCCCTTGCACTGGCGCGCGGGGTCGGGGAATATGGATCGGTGATCTTCGTGGCCGGCAATGTCCCCTATGTCTCGGAAATCGCACCACTTCTCATCGTCATCCGGCTGGAGGAGTTCAACTATGCGGGCGCAACCGCCGTCGGTGCGGTAATGCTGGCGATTTCCTTTGCCATGCTTCTGTTGATCAATCTCATTCAGGCCGCAAGCCGGAGAAAATATGGCAATGACTGA
- a CDS encoding LacI family DNA-binding transcriptional regulator: MKGIHQLAKHLDISIGTVSRALNGRPDVNAETRRRVLEAAEELGYVANQSGRSLRKGSTNVIGLMIESGKDNADNSDNFFFGVMDGLQTVFARHNLDLVLLPCPADEDPLEYLQRMVARRLVDAMIISATQRVDKRIDLLIKTKIPFVTLGRSTSGGSHTWIDLDFAGVANSAVDRLVSKGHRRIAIAAPCTDINLGTVFTDAYQAALERNGLAFDPALVLRAKSSESGGYSVGSELLALDPRPTAIILIYELMAIGLYRRLAEAGVIPGRDMAVIGFREAPRARFLQPALTCYRLSLEDLGVELAETLLASMPDYAETYRTHARNRLWPLELVPGESDAFDLLT, translated from the coding sequence ATGAAGGGCATACATCAGCTTGCAAAACATCTCGACATCTCTATCGGGACCGTGTCGCGCGCGCTGAATGGACGCCCCGACGTCAACGCGGAAACGCGACGGCGGGTACTGGAGGCCGCTGAGGAACTGGGCTATGTCGCCAATCAGTCGGGCCGCAGCCTGCGCAAGGGGTCAACCAACGTCATCGGACTGATGATCGAGTCCGGCAAGGACAATGCCGACAACAGCGACAACTTCTTTTTCGGCGTCATGGACGGTTTGCAGACGGTGTTTGCCCGGCACAATCTCGACCTCGTCCTGCTCCCCTGCCCTGCCGACGAAGACCCCCTGGAATATCTTCAGCGCATGGTGGCCCGCCGCCTGGTCGATGCGATGATCATTTCGGCTACGCAGAGGGTCGATAAGCGTATTGATCTGTTGATCAAAACCAAAATACCCTTTGTAACCTTGGGGCGCAGCACGTCGGGCGGCAGCCATACCTGGATCGACCTCGATTTTGCCGGTGTCGCCAATTCCGCCGTGGATCGACTGGTGTCGAAAGGTCACCGTCGCATCGCCATCGCCGCCCCCTGCACTGATATCAACCTCGGCACCGTGTTTACCGACGCCTATCAGGCCGCGCTGGAGCGCAACGGCCTGGCCTTCGATCCGGCCTTGGTGCTGCGGGCGAAATCCAGCGAAAGCGGCGGCTATAGCGTGGGCAGCGAGCTGCTGGCGCTCGATCCGCGCCCGACCGCCATCATCCTGATTTACGAACTCATGGCGATCGGCCTCTACAGGCGGCTGGCTGAGGCCGGCGTCATCCCCGGCCGGGACATGGCCGTCATCGGGTTTCGTGAAGCGCCCCGCGCCCGGTTTCTGCAACCCGCTCTGACCTGCTACCGCCTTTCCCTGGAGGATCTCGGGGTGGAACTGGCCGAAACCTTGCTCGCCTCAATGCCGGATTATGCGGAAACATACAGAACCCATGCCCGCAATCGCCTCTGGCCACTAGAACTGGTTCCGGGCGAAAGCGATGCCTTCGACCTGCTGACATAG
- a CDS encoding sulfate ABC transporter substrate-binding protein gives MSRFRTVKIIATLAIAASLAMPAVAANVTLLNVSYDPTRELYKDFNPAFAAYWKQKTGDSVSVRMSHGGSGAQARSVIDGLEADVVTLALEADISAIAEKTGKIPADWKTKLPSSSSPYTSTIVFLVRKGNPKGIKDWADLTKDGIEVITPNPKTSGGARWNVLAAWGWALKANNGDQQKAKEYLSALFKHVPVLDTGARGSTTTFVQRGIGDVLLAWENEAFLSIDELGPDKFDIIVPSVSVKAEPPVAVVEGNAKAHGTEAVAKAYLDYLYSDAGQKIAAKHYYRPAKPELADPADLKRFPSVDLVTIEDFGGWAKVQPQFFADGGLFDQIYQPGK, from the coding sequence ATGTCCCGTTTTCGTACCGTGAAGATCATTGCCACGCTGGCGATAGCCGCAAGCCTCGCCATGCCCGCTGTTGCGGCCAATGTGACATTGCTCAACGTCAGCTACGACCCGACGCGCGAGCTGTACAAGGATTTCAATCCGGCATTCGCCGCCTATTGGAAGCAAAAGACCGGCGACAGCGTTTCTGTGAGAATGTCGCATGGCGGTTCGGGCGCCCAGGCCCGCTCGGTGATCGACGGTCTTGAGGCCGACGTGGTGACGCTGGCATTGGAAGCGGATATTTCCGCCATCGCCGAAAAGACCGGCAAGATCCCCGCCGACTGGAAAACCAAACTGCCAAGCAGCAGTTCGCCCTATACATCCACCATCGTCTTCCTGGTGCGCAAGGGCAATCCGAAAGGCATCAAGGACTGGGCCGACCTTACCAAGGACGGGATTGAGGTGATCACCCCCAATCCGAAAACCTCGGGCGGTGCCCGCTGGAACGTGCTGGCCGCTTGGGGCTGGGCGCTGAAAGCCAACAATGGCGATCAGCAGAAGGCCAAGGAATACCTGAGCGCCCTGTTCAAGCATGTGCCAGTGCTGGATACCGGTGCGCGCGGCTCCACTACCACCTTCGTGCAGCGTGGCATCGGCGATGTTCTGCTTGCTTGGGAGAACGAAGCCTTCCTATCGATTGATGAACTCGGCCCTGACAAATTCGACATCATCGTGCCGTCCGTTTCGGTCAAGGCGGAGCCGCCGGTCGCCGTCGTCGAGGGCAATGCCAAAGCCCATGGGACAGAAGCGGTCGCCAAGGCCTATCTCGATTATCTCTATTCCGACGCCGGACAAAAGATCGCTGCCAAGCATTACTATCGCCCTGCAAAGCCTGAATTGGCCGATCCTGCCGACTTGAAGCGGTTCCCGTCGGTTGATCTCGTCACCATCGAGGATTTCGGTGGCTGGGCAAAAGTGCAGCCGCAATTCTTCGCTGATGGTGGCCTGTTCGACCAGATCTACCAGCCCGGAAAGTAA
- a CDS encoding Gfo/Idh/MocA family protein, giving the protein MQFKAVLCGCGAMAKGWLRAIADTPSLAERISVVGLVDVNISAAESLAQEFGLEGAVTGSSLADVLERTAADLVFDVVIPAARFDIVSTALKAGCHVLSEKPMANTLQEAKALIKLATETGRIHAVVQNRRFVQGVRRMRQFLDSGAIGELTAVHCDFFLAPHFGGFRDEMEHVLLLDMAIHTFDAARFIANRQPLAAYCVERNPHGSWYAHGASANAIFEFTDDVVFTYRGSWCAEGRRTSWESAWRLVGSKGMLTWDGEEAFEASIAADEPSLLRGYTTVNVSDDVAPAETHGHASVLESFIAAVAGGEPPETAGFDNINSLAMVFAAIESAKSGKRIDISASL; this is encoded by the coding sequence TTGCAATTCAAAGCCGTTTTATGCGGGTGCGGAGCTATGGCCAAAGGCTGGCTTCGGGCCATTGCCGACACGCCCTCGCTTGCCGAACGAATTTCTGTCGTCGGGCTCGTTGACGTCAACATCTCGGCAGCCGAGTCCCTTGCACAGGAATTCGGTCTGGAAGGTGCGGTGACGGGCAGTAGTCTTGCGGATGTTCTTGAGCGGACGGCAGCCGATCTGGTCTTCGATGTCGTCATCCCGGCTGCCCGCTTCGATATCGTCTCCACCGCGTTGAAGGCCGGATGCCACGTGCTCAGCGAAAAGCCCATGGCCAATACGCTGCAAGAGGCGAAGGCCCTGATTAAGCTTGCCACGGAGACCGGGCGTATCCACGCCGTCGTGCAGAACCGCCGCTTCGTTCAAGGGGTTCGCCGGATGCGGCAATTCCTGGACAGCGGCGCCATCGGCGAGTTGACGGCGGTGCATTGCGATTTCTTCCTGGCGCCGCATTTCGGCGGGTTCCGGGATGAGATGGAGCATGTCCTGCTGCTCGACATGGCAATTCACACCTTCGATGCGGCGCGCTTCATTGCCAATCGTCAGCCGCTGGCGGCCTATTGCGTGGAGCGCAATCCGCATGGTTCCTGGTATGCCCATGGCGCCAGCGCCAATGCGATCTTCGAGTTCACGGACGACGTGGTCTTCACCTATCGCGGCTCCTGGTGCGCTGAAGGGCGCAGGACCAGTTGGGAAAGTGCGTGGCGGCTGGTCGGCAGCAAAGGCATGCTGACCTGGGACGGAGAAGAGGCGTTTGAGGCCTCCATTGCCGCAGACGAGCCCAGCCTGTTACGTGGATATACGACCGTAAACGTTTCTGATGACGTTGCGCCAGCTGAGACGCATGGCCATGCCAGCGTGCTGGAAAGCTTCATTGCAGCGGTTGCCGGTGGCGAGCCGCCTGAGACTGCCGGTTTCGACAATATCAACAGTCTTGCCATGGTGTTTGCCGCCATCGAAAGCGCCAAGAGCGGCAAGCGTATCGACATTTCAGCTTCGCTATAA
- the cysW gene encoding sulfate ABC transporter permease subunit CysW: protein MAMTDRRSPTFHRATTETPVVQCLLILVSLLFLLLFLMLPLVAVFSEAFRNGASAWLEALVEPDALSAMRLTLLVAAIAVPANVIFGVAAAWAIAKFEFRGKAFLITLIDLPFSVSPVISGLVYVLLFGSNSLLGPWLRTHGVEILFAVPGIVLATIFVTFPFVARELIPVMQEQGTGDEEAAISLGASGWQTFWRVTLPNIRWGLLYGVLLCNARAMGEFGAVSVVSGHIRGVTNTMPLHIEILYNEYNFAAAFAVASLLAGLALVTLVLKTTIELRYADQLSAARGH, encoded by the coding sequence ATGGCAATGACTGACCGCCGCTCCCCTACCTTTCATCGAGCGACGACCGAAACCCCCGTCGTCCAATGTCTGCTCATCCTCGTCTCGCTGCTATTCCTATTGCTGTTCCTCATGCTTCCGCTGGTGGCGGTGTTTTCCGAGGCATTCCGCAATGGCGCGAGCGCCTGGCTGGAAGCACTTGTCGAACCAGACGCCCTCTCGGCCATGCGGTTGACGCTGCTGGTTGCAGCGATTGCCGTTCCCGCCAACGTGATCTTCGGCGTTGCTGCTGCATGGGCGATTGCGAAATTCGAATTTCGCGGCAAGGCCTTCCTGATTACCCTGATCGACTTGCCGTTTTCGGTGTCACCGGTCATATCAGGTCTGGTCTATGTGCTGCTGTTCGGCTCCAACAGCCTGCTTGGGCCGTGGTTGCGCACGCATGGCGTCGAGATCCTGTTTGCCGTACCGGGCATCGTGCTGGCGACGATTTTCGTCACCTTCCCTTTCGTGGCGCGCGAACTGATCCCGGTCATGCAGGAACAAGGCACTGGCGATGAAGAGGCCGCGATCAGCCTCGGCGCCAGTGGCTGGCAGACCTTCTGGCGGGTGACGCTGCCCAATATCCGCTGGGGGCTGCTCTATGGCGTGCTGCTCTGCAACGCCCGGGCCATGGGCGAATTCGGCGCGGTCTCGGTTGTATCAGGCCATATCCGGGGCGTAACCAATACCATGCCGCTGCATATCGAAATTCTCTATAACGAATATAACTTCGCCGCCGCCTTCGCGGTCGCTTCACTGCTGGCAGGGCTGGCATTGGTCACACTCGTCCTCAAGACAACCATTGAACTGCGCTATGCCGACCAATTGTCGGCTGCCCGTGGGCATTGA